The following are from one region of the Betta splendens chromosome 15, fBetSpl5.4, whole genome shotgun sequence genome:
- the LOC114870796 gene encoding polyribonucleotide nucleotidyltransferase 1, mitochondrial, translated as MRYLLSLGRSFVRLHVRLCHQSVYSSHATPRRVGVDLGKKKLEISSGRFARFADGSAVVQLGETSVMVTAVSKTKPSPSNFMPLVVDYRQKAAAAGRIPTNYLRRELGTTDNEILTSRLIDRSIRPLFPPGYFYDTQILCNLLSVDGANDPDVLAINAASAALALSDIPWYGPIGAVRVGLVDGEMLINPTRAQMTSSTLNLIVAGGPSSQVVMIEASAENILQQDFCHAVKLGIKHTQQIIQAIQQLTREQKVIKRTPVKIFSAPSDMVEHVRQSASEKIYGVFTDYTHDKISRDEAINGIRLETEEGLKEKFPQADPFEVIESFNTVSKEIFRNLVLNEYRRCDGRELTALRNIACDVDLFKPLHGSALFQRGQTQVLCSVTFDSLESSIKADIITTALSGIKDKNFMLHYEFPPYATNEIGKMGGLNRRELGHGALAEKALRPVIPKDFPFTIRVTSEVLESNGSSSMASACGGSLALMDAGVPISSAVAGVAIGLISKADPEKPAEILDYRLLTDILGIEDYLGDMDFKLAGTSKGITALQADVKIPGLPLKVVMEAIKQATVAKREILGIMNKCMAKPREARKENGPVVETVRVPVSRRARFFGPGGYNLRRLQAQTGVTISQVDEETFSIFAPTPGAMNEAQDFITEICKDDQEQQLEFGAIYTATITEIRDIGVMVKLYPNMSAVLLHNSQLDHKRITHPSALGLEVGQQIQVKYFGRDPTDGRMRLSRKVLQSPAATLVKTLSEKQSMSMGSVNSHGTSTEL; from the exons ATGAGGTACTTGCTCAGTCTGGGGCGCTCGTTTGTCCGCCTTCATGTCCGTCTGTGTCACCAGAGCGTCTACAGCAGCCATGCTACTCCACGCAGAGTGGGAGTGGACCTTGGTAAAAA AAAGCTTGAGATCTCTTCAGGGAGGTTTGCCAGGTTTGCAGATGGATCTGCTGTTGTACAG cTCGGTGAAACCTCTGTGATGGTGACTGCTGTGAGCAAAACCAAACCATCTCCTTCCAACTTCATGCCTTTGGTG GTGGACTACAGACAGAAAGCAGCCGCTGCTGGACGGATCCCCACCAACTACTTAAGGCGAGAGCTGGGCACCACCGACAATGAGATCCTCACCAGCAGGCTCATAG ACAGATCTATCAGACCACTCTTCCCTCCCGGCTACTTTTATGACACTCAG ATCCTCTGTAACCTGCTGTCAGTTGACGGTGCTAATGATCCAGATGTGCTAGCTATTAATGCAG catctgctgctctggCCCTGTCTGACA TCCCCTGGTACGGACCCATAG gtgCTGTGCGTGTGGGCTTGGTAGATGGAGAGATGCTAATCAACCCCACCAGGGCACAAATGACTTCCAGCACTCTTAACCTGATTGTGGCTGGAGGCCCCAGCAGTCAAGTGG tgATGATCGAGGCTTCAGCTGAGAACATACTGCAGCAGGACTTTTGCCATGCAGTGAAGTTGGGAATAAAACACACTCAGCAGATCATACAGGCCATCCAGCAGCTGACACGGGAGCAAAAAGTCATCAAGCGCACACCGGTGAAGATTTTCTCAGCCCCAAGTGACATGGTGGAACATGTTCGACA ATCAGCATCTGAGAAGATTTATGGTGTTTTCACAGATTACACTCATGATAAG ATTTCCAGAGATGAAGCTATTAATGGAATTCGACTAGAAACTGAGGAGGGACTGAAAG AAAAATTCCCACAGGCTGACCCATTTGAAGTAATTGAATCCTTCAACACTGTGAGCAAAGAAATCTTCCGCAATTTAGTGCTTAACGAGTACAGGAG GTGTGATGGGAGAGAGTTGACTGCTTTAAGGAACATTGCTTGTGATGTTGACCTCTTTAAACCTCTGCATGGCTCAGCTCTCTTTCAGAGAGGACAGACGCAG GTGCTGTGCAGTGTCACATTTGATTCCCTGGAATCCAGTATCAAAGCGGATATTATCACCACTGCTTTAAG TGGTATTAAGGACAAAAACTTCATGCTGCATTATGAA TTCCCACCATATGCAACCAATGAGATTGGAAAGATGGGAGGCCTCAACAGGAGAGAACTTGGTCACG GGGCCCTGGCTGAGAAGGCTCTGAGACCCGTCATACCTAAAGACTTCCCTTTCACTATCAGGGTCACTTCAGAGGTGTTGGAGTCAAACG gATCTTCCTCAATGGCTTCGGCATGTGGAGGGAGCCTTGCCCTGATGGATGCAG GTGTCCCCATCTCTTCTGCTGTGGCTGGTGTAGCAATTGGCCTCATCTCCAAAGCCGACCCAGAGAAACCTGCTGAGATCCTTGACTACCGATTACTAACAGATATACTG GGAATCGAGGATTACCTTGGGGACATGGATTTCAAATTGGCAGGAACAAGCAAAGGCATCACTGCTCTACAG GCTGATGTGAAGATACCAGGTTTGCCTCTGAAGGTGGTAATGGAGGCTATCAAACAGGCCACAG TGGCAAAGAGAGAAATCTTGGGCATCATGAACAAATGTATGGCCAAACCCAGAGAAGCTCGAAAAGAGAACGGGCCTGTTGTTG AAACTGTCCGGGTGCCTGTTTCCAGAAGAGCCCGCTTTTTTGGTCCTGGGGGATATAATCTTCGCAGGCTACAAGCTCAGACGG GAGTAACAATAAGTCAGGTGGACGAGGAAACCTTCTCTATATTCGCTCCCACACCAGGAGCAATGAACGAAGCGCAAGACTTCATCACTGAGATCTGCAAAGATGAT caaGAACAACAGCTGGAGTTTGGTGCCATCTATACAGCCACAATAACTGAAATAAG GGACATTGGTGTAATGGTGAAACTTTACCCAAACATGAGTGCTGTCCTGCTACACAACTCACAACTGGACCACAAACGG attaCACATCCAAGTGCTTTGGGGTTAGAAGTGGGACAGCAGATACAG GTTAAGTACTTTGGACGGGACCCGACAGATGGCAGAATGAGGCTTTCACGAAAAGTGCTGCAGTCTCCTGCAGCAACTCTTGTCAAGACGCTGAGTGAGAAACAGAGCATGTCCATGGGTTCAGTCAACAGCCACGGCACCAGCACTGAATTGTGA
- the ppp4r3b gene encoding serine/threonine-protein phosphatase 4 regulatory subunit 3B has protein sequence MSDTRRRVKVYTLNEDRQWDDRGTGHVSSTFVERLKGISLLVRAESDGSLLLESKISPNTAYQKQQDTLIVWSEADNYDLALSFQEKAGCDEIWEKICQVQGKDPAMDITQDPIDESEEERFEEIPETSHLVELPPCELGRLEEIADLVTSVLSSPIRREKLALALMSEGYIKKLLGLFRVCEDLDNREGLHHLYEIVRGVLFLNKAALFEVMFSDDCIMDVVGCLEYDPALVQPKQHREFLTKTAKFKEVIPITDSELRQKIHQTYRVQYIQDIILPTPSVFEENFLSTLTSFIFFNKVEIVSMLQEDEKFLTEVFAQLTDDATEDSKRRELVNFVKEFCAFSQTLQPQNRDAFFKTLANLGILPALEIVMGMDDLQVRAAATDIFSYLVEFSPSMVREFVMQEPQQTDDDVLLINVVIKQMICDSDPELGGAVQLMGLLRTLIDPENMLASTNKTEKTEFLSFFYKYCMHVLTAPLLANTAHDKKDVQEGSTKINPVCPDNFQTAQLLALILELLTFCVEHHTYHIKTYIMNKDLLRRVLVLMNSKHTFLALCALRFMRRIIGLKDEYYNRYIIKGNLFEPVINALLDNGTRYNLLNSAIIELFEFIKVEDVKSLIAHIVDNFYKALESIEYVQTFKGLKGRYEQEKDRQSQRLNRYRRDAKSLDEDEELWFNDDDDDDDGEAVEKRMEEDFSDSYGKYMEAKKGAANGTNGANSGKSAAIPPASPTGTPNNSSASAVKTVALPATPVVKTALVGLVDYPDDEDDEEDEEEEEQSPRKRPRLSS, from the exons ATGTCGGACACTCGGCGGCGAGTGAAAGTATATACGCTAAATGAAGACCGACAGTGGGACGACCGGGGCACTGGGCACGTCTCCTCTACGTTTGTTGAACGACTGAAGGGCATATCGTTATTAGTTCGGGCCGAATCAGACG GATCACTTTTATTGGAGTCCAAGATAAGTCCAAATACAGCATATCAGAAACAACAG GACACACTGATTGTCTGGTCAGAAGCAGATAATTATGACCTTGCCCTGAGTTTCCAGGAAAAGGCTGGCTGTGATGAAATATGGGAGAAGATTTGCCAG GTTCAAGGCAAGGATCCTGCCATGGACATAACCCAGGACCCCATAGATGAGTCGGAGGAGGAGCGATTTGAGGAGATCCCAGAGACCAGCCATCTGGTGGAGCTACCTCCTTGTGAGCTAGGTCGTCTTGAAGAAATCGCTGATCTTGTTACCTCTGTCCTGTCTTCACCCATCCGGAGAGAAAAACTTGCCCTAGCCCTGATGAGCGAGGGCTACATTAAAAAGCTCCTGGGTCTCTTCCGAGTATGTGAGGACCTGGACAACAGGGAAGGCCTGCATCACCTCTATGAGATTGTCCGGGGTGTTTTGTTCCTCAATAAAGCAGCACTTTTTGAGGTGATGTTCTCTGACGACTGTATCATGGATGTGGTGGGCTGCCTTGAATATGACCCAGCATTAGTTCAGCCTAAACAGCACCGGGAATTCTTGACCAAGACAGCAAAGTTTAAGGAAGTGATCCCTATCACGGACTCTGAGCTACGTCAGAAGATCCACCAGACTTACCGGGTGCAGTACATTCAGGACATCATCCTGCCAACGCCATCTGTCTTTGAGGAGAACTTTCTGTCCACACTCACCTCATTTATCTTCTTCAACAAGGTGGAGATTGTCAGCATGCTGCAG GAGGATGAGAAGTTCTTAACAGAGGTCTTCGCACAGCTCACAGATGATGCGACAGAAGATAGTAAAAGGAGAGAACTT GTGAACTTTGTCAAGGAATTCTGCGCTTTTTCCCAAACATTGCAGCCACAGAACAGAGATGCTTTCTTCAAAACACTTGCAAATCTGGGCATTTTACCTGCTCTTGAAATAGTTATG GGAATGGATGACCTGCAGGTAAGGGCAGCTGCTACAGACATCTTCTCCTACCTGGTGGAGTTCAGCCCTTCTATGGTCAGGGAGTTTGTCATGCAGGAGCCACAACAGACGGATGAT GACGTTCTTCTGATAAATGTTGTGATCAAGCAGATGATTTGCGACTCTGACCCAGAGTTGGGAGGTGCTGTCCAACTTATGGGTTTGCTCAGGACACTTATTGATCCTGAGAACATGCTGGCTTCCACCAAT AAAACAGAGAAGACAGAGTTTCTCAGCTTCTTCTACAAGTACTGCATGCACGTCCTGACTGCTCCTCTGCTGGCCAACACAGCACATGACAAAAAAG ATGTGCAGGAGGGATCAACTAAAATAAACCCAGTCTGTCCAG ACAACTTCCAGACGGCTCAGCTGCTAGCGCTGATCCTGGAGCTTTTGACTTTCTGTGTTGAGCACCATACCTATCACATCAAGACCTACATCATGAACAAAGACCTTCTCAGGAGAGTTCTGGTGCTCATGAACTCGAAGCACACCTTCCTTGCTCTTT GTGCCCTGCGTTTCATGCGAAGGATCATTGGTCTGAAGGATGAGTACTACAACCGCTACATAATCAAAGGAAACCTGTTTGAACCTGTCATTAATGCCCTGCTGGACAACGGCACCCGATACAACCTGCTCAACTCAGCCATCATAGAGCTCTTTGAGTTCATTAAAGTG GAGGATGTCAAATCTCTCATAGCTCACATTGTGGATAACTTCTACAAAGCACTTGAATCCATTGAGTACGTTCAGACATTTAAGGGCCTGAAAGGCCGGTATGAGCaggaaaaagacagacagagtcagagacTCAACAG ATATCGCAGAGACGCAAAATCTttagatgaggatgaggagttGTGGTTcaatgatgatgacgatgatgatgacgggGAGGCTGTGGAAAAGAGAATGGAGGAGGACTTTTCTGACAGCTACGGCAAGTACATGGAAGCCAAAAAAG GAGCTGCCAACGGAACTAATGGTGCCAACAGCGGGAAGTCTGCTGCAATCCCACCTGCCTCACCAACAGGCACTCCAAACAACAGTTCAGCTTCCGCTGTCAAAACAGTCGCTCTTCCTGCCACACCTGTTGTAAAG ACCGCTCTGGTGGGTTTGGTGGATTACCCCGATGATGAGGACGATgaagaagacgaggaggaggaagagcagtcTCCAAGGAAGCGACCTCGTCTTAGCTCCTAA